CGCGTGGCTGAGCACGGTCCACTCGTAGCGGGTGCGGGACATCAGGGCCACCCGGTGCCCGGGGGAGATCCCGGCGGCGACCAGCCCCTTGGCCAGATCGACCACCTCGTCCCGCAGCTCGACGGCCGTCACCTCCTGCCAGACGGCGGCGGCCGGATCCGCGCGGTGGGCGAGCACCGGCAGGGCGGGCTCGCGCTCGGCGGTGTCGAAGACGCTGTCGGCGAGGCCGCCCGTGAGCGGGGTAACGGCGGGAGCGAGGGCGACGTCGGGCATGCGCTGCTCCTGGATGTACGGAGGGTCACACCGCCGACCGGCTCAGTGTCGGCGGTGCTCGAATGTAGCCGAGGGGGAGCGCGTTCGGTGCATGGAACGGGGAAGTCGTGATCGGCTGATGATGCGACCGTGTCCTGGGGACTCGGCAGACATGAGTCATGTGAACCCCGATCCGGAACCGGAACGCACCACCGGTCTCGAGCCCGGCGGCTCGGTACCGCCCGGCGAGACTCCGCCCGCCGAGAGCAGCCTGCCCGCGGCCGGGCCCCGGGAGACGCACAATCCGCCGAAGGGCTGGGCCAAGGCCCCGCTGACGCTGATCCTCGTCCTCGTGGTCCTGGTCGCCCTGTTCTTCCTGGTGTACGCCCTGATGCTGATCCTCTGACCGGACGCCTCAACGCCGATCGCCTGGCTGGTGCGGTCAGCCCTGGGTGTGCCGTACGCACTCGGTGACGACGCCTCGCAGGCTGCCGGCCCGCTCCAGCAGCCGACGTTGCTCGCGTGCCCCGTTGCCCCGGCGCAGCAGCTCGGTGACGCCGTGCTCGGCGCGCTCGGCGTCACCGGTGGCGGTGAGCGCGTCCCCGGTGTGCTCCAGCAGTGTGCGCAGCACCCCCGGCGCGGGACCGGGCTGCATGGTCGCCGGGTCGAGCAGCTCCTGCTCCAGGCCGAACCGGGCGGCCTGCCAGTCGGCGAGCCGCAGCAGGCTCACGCTGTGGCCGGGCGCCGGCCGGCCCGCCCGCCAGTGCTGTGCGGCCGTCTCCACCAGCGCGCGGGTCAGCGTCGCGATGAGCACGGCGGTGTCCGCGCACAGGCACACGTCCGCCACCCGGATCTCCACGGTCGGATAGCGGGCGGACAGCCGCGCGTCGAAGTAGACCATCCTCTTGTCCAGCAGGGCACCGGTGGCCACCATGTCCGCCACCCGCTGGTGATACCGCTCGGCCGACACGAACGGCTCGGTCGGTCCGGCCGACGGCCAGCGGTTCCACACCCGGCTGCGATAGCTGGCGTAGCTGGTGTCCTTCCCCTGCCAGAACGGGGAGTTCGCACTGATCGCACGCAGTACCGGGAGCCAGGGGCGGATCCGGTCGAGGACCGCGATGCCCTCCTCGTCGGACTCCACGCACACATGCACATGGCAGCCGCACACGAGCTGCTCCCAGGTCGGTATGCCATAGTGCTCGGCCAGCCACTGGTAGCGCTCGTTCACGCTGAGGCAGGGGCTGACCGGAAGGGGAGAGGTGGCCAGCGCCGCGACCGCGCAGCCCAGCTCCCCGGCGTGCCGGGCCGCCTCCTTGCGACAGCGCACGATCTCCTCGCCGAGGGCCGCCATGTCCGCCTGCGGGTGCGTGGCGAACTCCAGCATCTGCCGGAACAGCTCCTTCTCGAACACGTGCTGCCCGGGAGCGTCCTGGGCGACATGGGCGAGGACGGCAGCCGCCAGCGCCTTCGGGTCGCCGCTGTCCGGGTCGACCAGGAGGAGTTCCTCCTCCACTCCGACGGTGCGCACGTAGTGCCACCCTTCCGTGTTCCCCACGAGGGCAGTCGTGGGTCCGTACGCCCCCCGACTGCCCCTGGGCGGGCCGCCGACACCTGTGGTTTCAGTCCTCCGGCGCGAGCCACACGGTGGCGAGTGGCGGCAGCGTGACCTTGAGGAAACCGTCCTCGGGCTTCAGCGGCCCCCCGCTGCCGACCCCGCCGCCGCCGTAGCGGACGTCGTCGGTGTTGAGCTCCTCCTGCCAGGCGCGGGCGGGAATCTCGTCCGGGACCCACAGCCGGTAGTCGTGCCGGACGACCGGGGAGAAGTTCGACACCGCGAGCAGGGGAGAGCCGTCGGCGGCGAACCGCAGGAACGCGAAGACGTTGTCGTCCGCCGCGTCGCACAGCACCCAGCGGAAGCCGCCCGGGTCGGTGTCCCGCTGCCACAGCGCCGGCGTCGCCCGGTACCGGATGTTCAGATCCCGGACGAGATCCCGCACGCCCCGGTGGTCGCCGGCCGAGTGGTAGTCGTCGCCGAGCAGCCACCACTCGGGGCCGTGCGGCTCGGACCACTCCG
Above is a genomic segment from Streptomyces fodineus containing:
- a CDS encoding DUF6480 family protein; translated protein: MSHVNPDPEPERTTGLEPGGSVPPGETPPAESSLPAAGPRETHNPPKGWAKAPLTLILVLVVLVALFFLVYALMLIL
- a CDS encoding glutamate--cysteine ligase: MRTVGVEEELLLVDPDSGDPKALAAAVLAHVAQDAPGQHVFEKELFRQMLEFATHPQADMAALGEEIVRCRKEAARHAGELGCAVAALATSPLPVSPCLSVNERYQWLAEHYGIPTWEQLVCGCHVHVCVESDEEGIAVLDRIRPWLPVLRAISANSPFWQGKDTSYASYRSRVWNRWPSAGPTEPFVSAERYHQRVADMVATGALLDKRMVYFDARLSARYPTVEIRVADVCLCADTAVLIATLTRALVETAAQHWRAGRPAPGHSVSLLRLADWQAARFGLEQELLDPATMQPGPAPGVLRTLLEHTGDALTATGDAERAEHGVTELLRRGNGAREQRRLLERAGSLRGVVTECVRHTQG